The following proteins are co-located in the Parcubacteria group bacterium CG10_big_fil_rev_8_21_14_0_10_36_14 genome:
- a CDS encoding stage V sporulation protein E, giving the protein MNKPDYFFIGLVSTFLVFGLLMLASASAPTGLIKFGDSYYYLKRQLLHGLLPGIFLFLLFFRLDYRQLKKYSDLFLVGSIILLLLVFIPGLRAEFGTARSWVNFFGLFSFQPSEITKLGLIIFLSAWLEYRIKIKHLPERQTFIKFLIILSIFSGLVLLQPDMGTMSIIIFIGLLLYFSAGAPWYYLVSLGGILAVGFFALIKIAPYRMARFTIFLNPSIDTQGIGYHITQALLAIGSGGFLGVGFMHSRQKFQYLPEVWADSIFAVVGEELGFIVSLLFIIGLVLFFLRGMKIVSGAPDYFGKFLAIGICGWIVFQSFINIAAMLSLMPLTGLPLPFVSYGGTSLMTVLAGCGILANISKWMEKT; this is encoded by the coding sequence ATGAATAAGCCCGACTATTTTTTTATCGGTTTGGTGAGTACTTTTTTAGTTTTTGGACTTTTAATGCTTGCTTCTGCTTCGGCGCCAACTGGACTCATCAAGTTTGGTGATAGCTACTATTATCTAAAACGTCAGCTTTTGCACGGACTTTTGCCCGGCATTTTTTTATTTTTATTATTTTTTCGTCTTGATTATAGACAACTTAAAAAATATAGTGATTTATTTTTAGTTGGATCAATAATTTTATTGCTTTTAGTATTTATTCCGGGATTGAGAGCTGAATTTGGAACCGCAAGAAGTTGGGTTAATTTTTTCGGTCTTTTTTCATTTCAGCCGTCAGAGATAACAAAATTAGGACTGATTATTTTTTTATCGGCATGGCTTGAGTATAGGATAAAAATAAAACATCTTCCGGAACGTCAAACATTTATTAAGTTTCTAATTATTTTATCAATTTTTTCTGGGCTCGTTCTTTTACAGCCGGATATGGGAACAATGTCGATTATTATTTTTATTGGTCTTTTACTTTATTTTTCAGCCGGCGCACCGTGGTATTATCTGGTGAGCTTGGGAGGGATATTAGCAGTTGGTTTTTTCGCGCTTATAAAAATTGCTCCTTATAGGATGGCTCGTTTCACTATTTTTTTAAATCCATCAATTGATACACAGGGAATCGGATATCATATAACTCAAGCGCTACTAGCAATTGGATCCGGAGGGTTTTTGGGCGTTGGTTTTATGCATTCCAGGCAAAAATTTCAATATTTACCCGAAGTATGGGCTGATTCTATTTTTGCGGTTGTTGGAGAAGAGTTGGGTTTTATAGTGAGTCTTTTATTTATAATTGGGCTTGTATTATTTTTTTTAAGAGGTATGAAAATTGTTTCCGGTGCGCCGGATTATTTTGGAAAATTTTTAGCAATTGGGATTTGTGGCTGGATAGTTTTTCAATCATTTATAAATATAGCAGCTATGCTTTCATTAATGCCTCTCACAGGGCTTCCTTTGCCCTTTGTAAGCTATGGAGGGACATCTCTTATGACCGTTTTAGCTGGTTGCGGTATTTTGGCAAATATTTCTAAATGGATGGAGAAAACTTGA
- the lon gene encoding endopeptidase La yields MLNKLANLTNKKEASESKKPIIRAELPLIVISDAVLFPDLTLPISIGDARSVKALDAAMKTDKVIAFCTIKKGKVDDVKKDDIYRTGVAAKIMEVMKQPDGTARILIQGLERIRITDFLTEIPFLKIKIERLSEQREEKSEKIEALIYSTVNQFKECINLGASVPFNILLIVTNLTDPWQLSNLIAVNLDFKTAEKQAILEANSAVEKLSLLNEALGRQKKVLRMARKIQSETGKEIGKMEREMYLREQMKSIEKELGIAGGVSELESLKKQLKEAGMPKEIEEKSMKELARLERMPSFSPEVSFTRTYLDWLVGLPWGKKSESKIDVAGAKKILDEDHFGLEKAKERILEYLSVQKLVGKIKGPILCFSGPPGTGKTSLGKSIARALGRKFIRISLGGIRDEAEIRGHRRTYIGALPGRIIQGINTAGTNNPVFMLDEIDKVGNDFRGDPAAALLEALDPEQNDAFSDHYLEVPFDLSDVMFITTANVLDTIPPALRDRMEIIEFPGYVEEEKNNITKKFLIPKQLKANGLKIGQWKMTDDALKKIIRQYTFEAGVRNLERQIANTMRKVAKQIVDSRGSKAIKIDEKTLQKYLGPAKFELSLAEKDNEVGVVNGLAWTPAGGDIIQIEVNRMPGTGKLILTGHLGKVMKESAQTAFSYVRQITGHNTKTEDVHIHVPAGAIPKDGPSAGIAMATAIASIMINKPVKGGIGMTGEVSLRGRVMEIGGIKEKILAAHRAGVNTIIMPMDNKKNIEDIPMHVRKGIKLLFVRDMKEVLKYALIDKV; encoded by the coding sequence ATGTTAAACAAACTGGCTAATCTTACTAATAAAAAAGAAGCTTCAGAATCCAAAAAACCAATAATTCGGGCAGAGCTTCCGCTTATTGTTATTTCTGATGCCGTATTATTTCCAGACCTTACCCTTCCGATTTCAATTGGTGATGCCCGAAGTGTAAAAGCGCTTGATGCGGCAATGAAAACCGATAAAGTTATAGCTTTTTGCACAATTAAAAAAGGAAAAGTAGATGATGTAAAAAAGGACGATATTTATAGAACGGGTGTTGCCGCAAAAATTATGGAAGTAATGAAGCAACCTGATGGGACTGCGCGTATTTTGATTCAAGGGCTAGAAAGAATTAGAATTACTGATTTTTTGACCGAGATCCCTTTTTTAAAAATAAAAATTGAGCGATTGTCTGAACAGCGAGAAGAGAAAAGTGAGAAAATAGAAGCCCTGATTTACAGCACAGTTAATCAGTTTAAAGAATGTATAAATCTTGGAGCCAGTGTTCCTTTTAATATTTTGCTTATAGTAACAAATTTAACTGATCCTTGGCAGTTATCTAATTTAATTGCTGTTAATTTGGATTTTAAAACAGCAGAAAAACAGGCGATTTTGGAAGCAAACAGCGCAGTTGAAAAGTTAAGCTTATTAAATGAAGCATTAGGCAGACAAAAAAAAGTTTTACGTATGGCGAGAAAAATTCAGAGTGAAACAGGTAAAGAAATAGGTAAAATGGAGCGTGAAATGTACCTACGTGAACAAATGAAGTCAATAGAAAAAGAATTGGGAATAGCTGGCGGAGTAAGTGAATTAGAGTCGCTGAAAAAGCAGCTCAAAGAAGCAGGAATGCCAAAAGAAATTGAAGAAAAATCAATGAAAGAATTGGCGCGCTTAGAAAGAATGCCGTCTTTTTCCCCGGAAGTTAGTTTTACTCGGACTTATCTTGATTGGTTAGTCGGTTTGCCATGGGGTAAAAAAAGTGAAAGTAAAATTGATGTTGCCGGCGCAAAAAAGATCTTAGACGAGGATCATTTTGGTCTAGAAAAAGCGAAAGAAAGAATTTTGGAGTATTTATCCGTGCAGAAATTGGTTGGAAAAATTAAGGGTCCGATACTTTGTTTTTCAGGGCCTCCGGGAACAGGTAAGACATCTTTGGGAAAATCAATCGCTCGGGCACTAGGTAGAAAATTTATACGTATTTCTTTGGGTGGAATTCGTGATGAAGCGGAAATTCGTGGGCATAGGCGAACATATATTGGCGCGCTTCCGGGTAGGATTATACAAGGAATAAATACAGCCGGAACCAATAACCCCGTTTTTATGCTTGACGAAATAGATAAAGTGGGAAATGATTTTCGTGGGGATCCTGCAGCTGCTCTTTTGGAGGCGCTTGACCCGGAACAGAATGACGCTTTTTCGGACCACTATCTAGAAGTTCCTTTTGATTTGTCGGATGTAATGTTCATAACAACTGCCAATGTTTTAGATACAATTCCTCCTGCACTTCGCGATAGGATGGAAATTATAGAATTCCCCGGATATGTTGAAGAAGAAAAAAATAATATTACCAAGAAATTTTTAATTCCAAAACAATTGAAAGCAAATGGATTAAAAATAGGACAATGGAAGATGACGGACGATGCTCTTAAAAAAATTATTAGACAATACACATTCGAAGCCGGGGTAAGAAATTTGGAACGTCAGATAGCAAATACAATGCGTAAAGTTGCGAAACAAATAGTTGATTCAAGAGGTTCAAAAGCCATAAAGATAGATGAAAAGACTTTACAAAAATATCTTGGCCCGGCAAAATTTGAACTTTCTTTGGCAGAAAAAGATAATGAAGTGGGTGTCGTGAATGGTCTGGCTTGGACACCGGCTGGTGGAGATATAATTCAGATAGAAGTAAATAGAATGCCAGGAACAGGCAAATTAATATTAACAGGTCATCTTGGCAAAGTAATGAAAGAATCGGCACAAACTGCCTTTTCCTATGTTAGACAAATTACCGGTCACAATACAAAAACAGAAGATGTGCATATTCATGTGCCAGCTGGTGCTATACCAAAAGATGGTCCGTCCGCAGGTATTGCTATGGCGACGGCGATAGCTTCCATAATGATAAATAAGCCAGTAAAAGGTGGGATTGGAATGACAGGAGAAGTTAGCTTGCGGGGCAGAGTTATGGAAATAGGAGGAATAAAGGAAAAAATATTAGCGGCTCATCGAGCAGGTGTGAATACAATAATTATGCCGATGGATAATAAAAAGAACATTGAAGATATACCGATGCACGTTCGAAAAGGAATAAAATTATTGTTTGTACGAGATATGAAAGAAGTGCTAAAATATGCTCTAATAGACAAAGTATAA
- the mraY gene encoding phospho-N-acetylmuramoyl-pentapeptide-transferase → MDVLIITKIFTLATLSFAIAFLMTPALTRFLYRFKLGKQIRDSKSAPTVSRLHKSKSGTPTMGGILVWLTVLILALALRYGYKLFGWESFGYLDFLSRPQTFLPLGVLVASAIVGLVDDWFNVKRIGPHGGGLAMRHRLLIYMAIAMVGAWWFYSKLEWDLIHVPFIGNFNIGPWYIPLFIFIIVATSFSVNETDGLDGLAGGTLLAAFTAYAAIAFVQGKTDLASFCVVIAGALLAFLWFNINPARFFMGDTGAMSLGVTLGVIAMLTNTVFLLPLIGFVFMLESFSVIVQVISKKLRHGKKIFKAAPIHHHFEAIGWSEPKIVMRFWIISAVTTLLGLILFLIDK, encoded by the coding sequence ATGGATGTATTGATAATAACAAAAATTTTTACACTCGCAACATTATCTTTTGCGATCGCCTTTTTAATGACACCAGCTTTAACGCGTTTTTTATATAGATTTAAATTAGGAAAACAAATACGCGATAGTAAGTCGGCGCCGACTGTTTCCAGACTTCATAAGAGCAAGTCAGGCACTCCAACGATGGGTGGTATTTTAGTTTGGCTCACGGTTCTAATTTTAGCTCTTGCTTTGAGATATGGTTATAAATTATTCGGATGGGAATCTTTTGGATATTTGGATTTTTTGAGTCGTCCGCAAACTTTTTTACCCCTAGGTGTTTTGGTTGCCTCCGCCATTGTTGGATTGGTTGATGATTGGTTTAATGTAAAACGAATTGGTCCTCATGGCGGTGGACTGGCAATGCGTCATCGACTTTTGATTTATATGGCAATTGCTATGGTTGGCGCCTGGTGGTTTTACTCCAAATTGGAATGGGACTTAATACACGTACCTTTTATCGGAAATTTTAATATTGGTCCATGGTATATACCTCTTTTTATTTTTATAATCGTTGCCACTAGTTTTTCTGTAAACGAAACAGACGGATTAGATGGTCTTGCCGGAGGAACATTACTTGCTGCTTTTACAGCTTATGCGGCCATTGCTTTTGTTCAAGGGAAGACCGATTTAGCGAGTTTTTGCGTAGTTATTGCCGGTGCGTTATTAGCATTTTTATGGTTTAATATAAATCCAGCTCGATTTTTTATGGGGGATACTGGTGCCATGTCGTTAGGCGTTACTCTGGGCGTGATAGCTATGCTTACGAATACCGTTTTTCTTTTACCTCTTATTGGCTTTGTGTTTATGTTGGAGTCATTTTCTGTAATAGTCCAGGTTATTTCCAAAAAATTACGACATGGAAAAAAGATTTTTAAAGCTGCACCAATTCATCATCATTTTGAAGCGATTGGTTGGTCTGAGCCTAAGATTGTAATGCGTTTTTGGATTATTTCTGCTGTCACAACTTTACTGGGGCTTATTTTATTTCTAATAGACAAATAG